A single Chryseobacterium sp. DNA region contains:
- a CDS encoding urea transporter, with protein sequence MDEILKKIPFLDNVLKGIGQIMLQENRWTGLLFLIGIFMGSWQCGVAVILSTAAGTFTAMKLSYDKSEINAGLYGFSAALVGVALSFLFQTTVLIWVLIVLGGALAAIIQHFFIQKKIQVFTFPFIIITWVLVFTLHHFTHIPPSAMLSSEVVPTKYDDFLTCTNGFGEVIFQGGVVSGMIFFIAVFISSPVAALYGLTASILGAGLSQLNGEPIKEIHMGLFGFNAVLSAIVFSGVKKTDGLWVLIAVLLTIAIDDFLIDNHCLDAVGGVFTFPFVAGTWITLLIQKVFFKAKG encoded by the coding sequence ATGGACGAAATTTTAAAAAAAATCCCCTTTTTAGACAATGTTTTAAAAGGGATCGGGCAGATCATGCTCCAGGAAAACAGATGGACAGGACTTCTGTTTCTTATAGGAATCTTTATGGGAAGCTGGCAATGCGGGGTTGCCGTGATTCTTTCGACAGCTGCCGGAACGTTTACAGCTATGAAACTTAGCTATGATAAATCTGAGATCAATGCAGGATTGTACGGCTTCAGTGCAGCACTTGTAGGAGTAGCATTGTCTTTCTTATTCCAAACAACAGTATTGATCTGGGTTCTGATCGTTTTAGGGGGAGCATTGGCTGCTATTATTCAGCATTTCTTTATCCAAAAGAAAATTCAGGTATTTACTTTTCCTTTCATCATTATTACATGGGTATTGGTATTTACACTACACCATTTTACCCATATTCCGCCGTCGGCCATGCTGAGCAGTGAAGTGGTACCTACGAAATATGATGATTTTCTTACCTGTACGAATGGCTTTGGTGAAGTGATATTTCAGGGTGGAGTGGTTTCAGGAATGATTTTTTTCATTGCTGTTTTCATCAGTTCACCGGTAGCTGCTTTGTACGGGCTTACAGCCTCTATTCTGGGTGCCGGATTATCACAGCTGAACGGAGAACCTATTAAAGAAATCCATATGGGATTATTTGGTTTTAATGCCGTGCTTTCAGCTATTGTATTCTCTGGTGTTAAAAAAACAGATGGATTGTGGGTGCTTATTGCCGTTCTTTTAACTATTGCTATCGATGATTTCCTGATAGATAATCATTGCCTGGACGCTGTTGGTGGCGTATTTACTTTTCCATTTGTAGCAGGAACCTGGATTACTCTTTTAATACAGAAGGTATTTTTTAAAGCGAAAGGATAG
- a CDS encoding urease accessory protein UreF, with amino-acid sequence MNNTNINFLSGLLHLADPTLPIGGYTHSNGLETYVQERIVHNLETAKEFVQNMLQYNLKFNDGAFVKLAYKAAEKGDLQSLLLLDNECNAIKCPKEIRQASQKLGIRLIKIFKRRESFPFMEAFEKAVQNKEANSHYCIVFGVYAYLMKIPLYEALLGFYYTSVAGMITNAVKLVPLGQLDGQDILFSLYPVMEKTVWETMELDRDMVGLCNTAFDIRCMQHERLYSRLYMS; translated from the coding sequence ATGAATAATACCAACATAAATTTCCTGTCAGGACTGCTGCATCTGGCAGATCCTACACTGCCTATCGGTGGCTATACCCATTCCAACGGACTTGAAACGTATGTGCAGGAAAGAATCGTACATAACCTGGAAACAGCGAAAGAGTTTGTACAAAACATGCTTCAGTATAATCTTAAGTTCAATGACGGCGCTTTTGTAAAACTGGCTTATAAAGCAGCAGAAAAAGGAGATTTGCAATCATTGTTACTTCTTGATAATGAGTGCAATGCCATAAAATGTCCGAAAGAAATCCGCCAGGCCAGTCAGAAATTGGGGATCAGACTGATCAAGATCTTCAAAAGAAGGGAAAGTTTCCCTTTTATGGAGGCTTTTGAAAAGGCAGTTCAGAATAAAGAAGCCAATTCCCACTACTGTATTGTGTTTGGAGTGTATGCTTATTTAATGAAAATTCCATTATACGAAGCCCTTTTAGGATTCTATTATACCTCAGTCGCGGGAATGATCACCAATGCTGTGAAACTTGTTCCTCTTGGACAGCTGGACGGCCAGGACATCCTGTTTTCCCTTTATCCTGTAATGGAAAAAACAGTCTGGGAAACCATGGAACTGGACAGGGATATGGTAGGACTTTGTAATACCGCTTTTGATATCAGGTGTATGCAGCATGAGAGGCTTTATTCAAGACTTTATATGTCGTAA
- a CDS encoding urease accessory protein UreD has translation MESRLNIIAGFKGGESYVKDLYVSLPFRVVSVGQRKSDKKLYQMVMSSSPGILDGDHYHLDVALEKGAALQLQSQSYQRLFNMKDKAVQELNVTMEDETSFAYVPHPIVPHEDSNFKSKVNIHIGKNSQIIISEIITCGRKHYGEVFKLKRFQNLMEIYHNNKLVVKDNVVIQPDMIPVSSIGNLEQYTHQGTLIFYSTKENVDKNGLIEEIIEAAEQYRGEMEVGVSAMEDHGFVVRSLGHGGELMYHFFLHLQEILWSLE, from the coding sequence ATGGAGAGTCGTTTAAATATTATCGCAGGATTCAAGGGAGGAGAATCCTATGTGAAAGATCTTTATGTCTCACTTCCTTTCAGAGTGGTTTCTGTAGGACAGCGAAAAAGTGACAAAAAGCTCTATCAGATGGTGATGAGCTCCTCTCCGGGGATTCTGGATGGAGACCATTATCATCTGGATGTAGCCCTTGAGAAGGGAGCTGCACTTCAGCTGCAGTCACAGTCGTATCAGAGACTTTTCAATATGAAAGATAAGGCTGTGCAGGAGCTTAACGTTACCATGGAAGATGAAACTTCTTTTGCTTACGTGCCACATCCCATAGTTCCGCATGAAGATTCCAACTTTAAAAGTAAAGTCAATATCCATATCGGGAAAAACAGCCAGATTATCATCAGCGAGATCATTACCTGTGGGAGAAAGCATTATGGGGAGGTTTTCAAATTGAAACGCTTTCAGAATCTTATGGAGATCTACCACAATAATAAATTGGTGGTAAAAGACAATGTGGTGATTCAGCCTGATATGATTCCGGTCAGCAGTATCGGAAACCTGGAGCAGTATACTCATCAGGGAACTCTGATCTTCTACAGCACGAAGGAGAATGTGGATAAAAACGGTTTGATTGAAGAGATCATCGAAGCAGCAGAACAATATCGTGGTGAAATGGAAGTAGGGGTTTCTGCTATGGAAGATCATGGTTTCGTCGTGAGATCTCTGGGACATGGCGGAGAACTGATGTATCATTTTTTCCTTCATCTCCAGGAAATTCTTTGGTCACTGGAATAA
- the ureG gene encoding urease accessory protein UreG — protein MENRKYIKVGVAGPVGSGKTALLERLSRKLFGTYDLGVITNDIYTKEDAEFMAKNSLLPHDRIIGVETGGCPHTAIREDASMNLEAVDELASRFPDIELVLIESGGDNLSATFSPDLADVTIFIIDVAEGEKIPRKGGPGITRSDLLIINKIDLAPYVGASLEVMENDARRMRKGNPFVFTNLKTDEGLDKVIGWIKKYALLEEIEEPNLVR, from the coding sequence ATGGAAAATAGAAAATATATAAAAGTAGGGGTGGCAGGACCAGTAGGTTCAGGAAAAACTGCATTATTGGAACGTCTAAGCAGAAAATTATTCGGGACTTATGATCTTGGCGTAATCACAAATGATATTTATACCAAGGAAGATGCTGAGTTTATGGCAAAGAACAGTCTTCTTCCTCATGACAGAATCATTGGAGTGGAAACAGGAGGCTGTCCTCACACTGCAATCCGTGAAGATGCAAGTATGAATCTTGAAGCAGTAGATGAACTGGCGTCCCGTTTCCCGGATATCGAGCTGGTTCTTATCGAAAGTGGAGGGGATAACCTTTCAGCGACTTTCAGTCCGGATCTTGCAGATGTTACGATTTTCATCATTGACGTAGCAGAAGGAGAAAAAATTCCTAGAAAAGGAGGTCCTGGTATTACAAGATCTGACTTATTAATCATCAATAAGATTGACCTTGCACCTTACGTAGGGGCCAGCCTTGAAGTGATGGAGAATGATGCCAGAAGAATGAGAAAAGGAAATCCATTTGTATTCACGAATCTTAAAACTGATGAAGGACTTGACAAAGTAATCGGCTGGATTAAAAAATATGCCCTTTTAGAGGAAATTGAAGAACCGAACTTAGTGAGATAA
- the ureC gene encoding urease subunit alpha: protein MSLPIDRKQYANILGPTAGDKIRLGDTEIIIEIEKDFTHYGDEAVFGGGKTVRDGMGQNVTAKRDEGVLDLCITGAVIIDHWGIVKGDIGIKDGKIVGIGKAGNPDTMDGVSPNMIIGASTEVHGGKGYIVTAGGIDTHIHYICPQQIETSLYSGITTMIGGGTGPNDGTNATTVTPGRFNMQKMLEAAEEYPMNLGFFGKGNCSAEEPIEEQVEAGALGVKIHEDWGATPATIDAALKVADKYDVQVAIHTDTLNEGGFLEDTMRAINGRVIHTFHTEGAGGGHAPDIIKAAMYPNVLPASTNPTRPYTINTIDEHLDMLMVCHHLSKNIPEDVAFADSRIRPETIAAEDILHDMGVFSIMSSDSQAMGRPGEVITRTWQTASKMKEQRGDLAEDKDSGNDNYRTKRYVAKYTINPAIAHGISEYVGSIEEGKLADLVIWKPALFGVKPEMIVKGGFVIAAKMGDPNASIPTPQPIIYRNMFGAHGKAKFGTCANFVSQISIDNGTIDSYKLEKMILPVKNCRNISKADLIHNDKTPLIEVNPENYKVTVDGEYITCEPAETLPLTQLYYLF from the coding sequence ATGAGCTTACCCATAGATAGAAAGCAATACGCCAATATATTAGGTCCCACAGCCGGAGACAAAATCAGACTGGGAGACACTGAAATTATTATTGAAATCGAAAAAGATTTCACCCATTACGGAGACGAAGCCGTTTTCGGAGGAGGAAAAACCGTACGTGACGGGATGGGGCAGAATGTTACTGCAAAAAGAGATGAAGGGGTTTTGGACCTTTGTATCACAGGAGCCGTAATCATCGATCACTGGGGAATTGTAAAAGGAGACATCGGGATTAAAGACGGTAAGATCGTAGGAATCGGAAAAGCCGGTAACCCTGATACGATGGACGGTGTATCTCCTAATATGATCATCGGTGCTTCTACGGAAGTTCACGGTGGAAAAGGATATATTGTAACAGCCGGAGGAATTGATACCCACATCCACTATATCTGCCCTCAGCAGATCGAAACATCCCTATACAGCGGTATTACCACAATGATCGGAGGCGGTACAGGCCCAAATGACGGAACAAACGCTACTACAGTGACTCCGGGAAGATTCAACATGCAGAAAATGCTTGAAGCAGCAGAAGAGTATCCAATGAACCTTGGATTCTTCGGAAAAGGAAACTGTTCGGCAGAAGAACCTATCGAAGAGCAGGTGGAAGCCGGAGCTTTAGGCGTAAAAATCCACGAAGACTGGGGAGCAACGCCTGCGACAATTGATGCCGCCTTAAAAGTGGCAGATAAATATGACGTTCAGGTAGCTATCCACACGGATACTTTGAATGAAGGAGGTTTCTTAGAAGATACCATGAGAGCGATCAACGGAAGAGTAATCCATACATTCCACACGGAAGGTGCAGGTGGAGGACACGCTCCGGATATCATCAAAGCAGCCATGTACCCGAACGTACTCCCTGCTTCTACCAACCCAACACGTCCTTACACGATCAATACAATCGACGAGCACTTAGATATGCTGATGGTATGCCACCACTTAAGCAAGAATATCCCTGAGGATGTGGCGTTCGCAGATTCACGGATCCGTCCTGAAACGATTGCAGCAGAAGATATTCTTCATGACATGGGAGTTTTCAGTATCATGAGTTCTGACTCTCAGGCTATGGGAAGACCGGGTGAGGTGATCACTAGAACCTGGCAGACGGCAAGTAAAATGAAGGAGCAGAGAGGTGATCTGGCTGAAGATAAAGATAGCGGAAATGACAACTACCGTACCAAAAGATATGTAGCAAAATATACGATCAATCCTGCGATTGCACACGGTATTTCAGAATATGTAGGATCTATTGAAGAAGGAAAATTGGCGGATTTGGTCATCTGGAAGCCTGCATTATTCGGAGTAAAACCGGAAATGATTGTAAAAGGTGGATTTGTAATTGCTGCTAAAATGGGAGATCCTAATGCTTCTATTCCAACTCCTCAGCCCATTATCTACAGAAATATGTTCGGTGCTCACGGAAAAGCTAAGTTCGGGACTTGTGCCAATTTCGTTTCTCAGATTTCTATTGACAACGGAACAATCGATTCCTATAAATTGGAAAAAATGATCCTTCCTGTGAAAAACTGTAGAAATATTTCCAAGGCAGATCTTATCCATAATGACAAAACTCCTTTGATTGAAGTGAATCCTGAAAACTATAAAGTAACGGTAGATGGTGAGTACATCACCTGTGAACCGGCGGAAACACTTCCTTTAACACAGTTGTATTACTTGTTTTAA
- the ureB gene encoding urease subunit beta translates to MIPGEIFVREGTIICNEGRETVKIKVTNTGDRPIQVGSHFHFFEVNKAMSFDREKAFGKRLNIVASTAVRFEPGEEKEVELVEIGGTKKAMGFNNLVDGQVDSEEQKKTSLAKVEELNFKNH, encoded by the coding sequence ATGATACCAGGAGAAATTTTTGTAAGAGAAGGCACTATTATCTGCAATGAAGGCAGAGAAACGGTCAAAATAAAAGTAACCAATACGGGAGACCGTCCTATTCAGGTAGGGTCACACTTCCATTTTTTCGAAGTAAACAAAGCAATGAGCTTTGACCGTGAAAAAGCCTTCGGAAAGAGACTGAATATTGTAGCAAGCACTGCCGTACGTTTCGAACCGGGAGAAGAGAAAGAAGTGGAATTGGTAGAAATAGGAGGAACTAAAAAAGCAATGGGCTTCAATAATCTTGTTGACGGACAGGTAGATTCTGAAGAACAGAAAAAAACAAGCCTTGCAAAAGTTGAAGAATTAAACTTTAAAAATCACTAA